One Sebastes umbrosus isolate fSebUmb1 chromosome 6, fSebUmb1.pri, whole genome shotgun sequence DNA window includes the following coding sequences:
- the phf8 gene encoding histone lysine demethylase PHF8 isoform X1 produces MASVPVYCLCRLPYDVTRFMIECDICQDWFHGSCVGVEEDKAAEIDLYHCPNCQVTHGPSVMRKRRGGNKQTDGSAAGARDPSRPVKTGSPQFVRELRSRTFPGADEVLLKPSGAQLTVEFLEEHSFSVPVMVLRRDGLGMTLPPASFGVNDVEHYIGSDKQIDVIDVSRQCDLKMRLGDFVEYYNSPNRDRVLNVISLEFSETRLSNLVETPKIVRKLSWVENLWPEESVFERPNVQKYCLMGVKDSYTDFHIDFGGTSVWYHVLRGEKIFYLISPTTANLALFERWSSSSNQNEMFFGDQVDMCYKCSVKQGNTLFIPTGWIHAVLTPVDCLAFGGNFLHSLNIDMQLRCQANIGLLQKSRAYEIEKRLSTADLFSFPNFETVCWYVGKHLLDTFRGLRENRRHPATYLVHGAKALNNAFRSWTRKEALADHEVEIPETINTQTLVKDLAKEIRLVEDIFQQNIGRSGPQFPGSPLSKAPLTTSQNSGRPPGKKKVPKPKEVMGGLGPPGTKKKSQKGLLKAEAGELDLIEIHTKHTLKKFQPGKSKNKNKLELPLEVFKGKLNKSKLKLVLTNGKLKGKKNSSSNGAGKAGKYKHLVTEGSSLSDLESEDELQIDETPPPRRKPAGPSKKKKLSGLPRKLPRAKPCSDPNRIREPGEVDFDIEEDYTTDEEALAAHGVKGGAGGILDLLKASKQVAGLDSAALSEEAPASPSTRDAIQGMLSMANPPSSSSSSSSSSPLSISGGLTEGLGVVKEKGGRAVWVTGGVKKTKTPEKKPVIQRPGKRPIKRPARHLSDEDSPDEQEALGTCFKDSDYVYPSLESDEEDRANKAKMKRKKNWDDTPWSPKARVMPTLPKQERPAREGARVASVETGLAAASAKLAQQEQQKPAKRKYTKKQRPPAPVAPPPPVQPEPAPPSPPPAPESAPDFSPDRRMDYYSASLLDHEYTAGPGPFGPGGPRGSGAMAPGVFLTSRRPSLSPQNSSSHSGASPAGLASPGTTGVGQGKRPKKGLATAKQRLGKILKIHRNGKLLL; encoded by the exons ATGGCATCGGTGCCAGTGTACTGCTTGTGTCGTCTGCCATATGATGTGACACGCTTCATGATCGAGTGTGACATTTGTCAAGACTGGTTTCATGGAAG CTGTGTCGGAGTAGAGGAGGACAAAGCTGCTGAGATTGACCTGTATCACTGCCCCAACTGTCAGGTCACCCATGGGCCATCTGTCA TGCGCAAACGCCGTGGCGGCAATAAGCAGACAGATGGCAGTGCTGCTGGAGCTAGAGATCCAAGTCGGCCTGTTAAGACAGGCAGCCCACAGTTTGTTAGGGAGCTACGGAGCCGCACCTTCCCAGG TGCGGATGAAGTCTTGCTGAAGCCGTCTGGGGCCCAGCTGACAGTCGAGTTCCTGGAAGAGCATTCATTCAGTGTTCCTGTCATGGTGCTGAGGCGGGATGGCCTCGGCATGACCCTTCCTCCAGCGTCCTTCGGCGTCAACGATGTAGAGCACTACATCG GTTCCGACAAACAAATTGATGTGATTGATGTGTCTCGCCAATGTGACCTGAAGATGCGGTTGGGAGACTTTGTTGAATACTACAACAGCCCCAATAGAGACCGAGTGCTCAATGTCATCAGTCTGGAGTTCTCTGAGACCAG GCTCTCAAACTTGGTGGAGACTCCAAAGATCGTGAGGAAACTATCATGGGTGGAAAACCTCTGGCCTGAAGAATCTGTGTTTGAACGCCCTAATGTGCAGAAGTACTGCCTGATGGGAGTGAAGGACAGCTACACAGACTTCCACATTGACTTTGGAGGCACCTCAGTATGGTACCACGTTCTGAGG GGCGAGAAAATCTTCTACCTAATTTCCCCCACCACAGCCAACTTGGCGCTTTTTGAGCGGTGGAGTTCCTCGTCCAACCAGAATGAGATGTTCTTCGGAGACCAAGTTGACATGTGTTACAAATGCTCCGTCAAACAAGGAAACACTTTGTTCATACCAACAG GGTGGATTCACGCTGTGCTGACTCCTGTGGACTGCCTGGCCTTCGGAGGAAACTTCTTGCATAGTCTCAACATTGACATGCAGCTGCG atgtcaagcaaacatcggacttctgcagaagtccag GGCGTATGAAATAGAGAAGAGATTGAGCACAGCAGATTTGTTCAGTTTTCCCAACTTTGAGACTGTGTGCTGGTATGTTGGAAAGCACCTTCTTGACACCTTCAGAG GTTTGAGAGAAAACCGCAGACATCCTGCCACTTACCTGGTTCATGGAGCGAAGGCCTTGAACAACGCCTTCCGCAGCTGGACCCGTAAAGAG GCTTTAGCAGATCATGAAGTGGAGATTCCAGAAACCATCAATACTCAGACCCTAGTGAAGGACCTGGCCAAGGAGATCCGTCTGGTTGAG GACATCTTCCAGCAAAACATCGGCCGCAGTGGACCTCAGTTTCCTGGTTCGCCGCTCTCTAAAGCTCCTCTGACCACCTCTCAGAATTCAGGACGCCCCCCTGGAAAAAAGAAAGTACCCAAGCCCAAGGAGGTGATGGGGGGTCTCGGGCCCCCAGGAACCAAGAAGAAGAGTCAGAAGGGGCTACTTAAGGCCGAAGCAGGAGAACTTGACCTCATTGAGATCCACACCAAACATACACTCAAAAAATTTCAACCTGGCAAATCCAAAAACAAGAACAAG CTGGAGTTGCCTCTAGAGGTGTTTAAAGGGAAGCTAAATAAAAGCAAACTGAAACTCGTGCTGACCAATGGAAAACTCAAAGG TAAGAAGAACAGCAGCAGTAATGGTGCAGGAAAAGCAGGAAAGTACAAACATCTTGTAACGGAGGGATCCAGTCTGTCTGACTTGGAGTCCGAGGATGAGCTGCAGATCGACGAGACCCCTCCTCCACGACGCAAACCTGCAGGACCGAGCAAGAAAAAGAAACTAAGTG GTCTTCCTAGGAAGCTGCCCAGAGCCAAACCCTGCTCTGACCCAAATCGGATCAGGGAGCCAGGAGAGGTAGACTTTGACATTGAG GAGGATTACACCACAGATGAAGAGGCGCTAGCCGCCCACGGGGTGAAGGGTGGCGCCGGGGGCATTCTGGACTTATTGAAGGCCAGCAAGCAAGTGGCAGGCTTGGACTCTGCAGCACTCAG TGAGGAAGCCCCAGCCTCTCCTAGTACTCGGGACGCCATCCAGGGTATGCTGTCCATGGCCAACCCCCCTTCCTcgtcctcatcttcctcctcttcgtctCCGCTATCCATTTCCGGAGGCCTGACAGAGGGATTAGGGGTGGTCAAGGAAAAGGGTGGCAGGGCTGTATGGGTGACTGGAGGGGTCAAAAAGACGAAAACTCCTGAGAAGAAACCTGTCATCCAGCGGCCAGGGAAACGACCAATTAAACGGCCAGCCCGTCACCTTAGTGACGAGGACAGTCCAGATGAGCAAGAGGCTCTGGGAACCTGTTTTAAAGATTCAGACTATG TTTACCCGTCCTTGGAGTCTGATGAGGAGGACCGTGCTAACAAGGCTAAAATGAAGCGGAAGAAAAACTGGGATGACACACCGTGGAGCCCGAAAG cCAGGGTGATGCCCACCCTTCCCAAACAGGAACGACCAGCCAGGGAAGGGGCTAGAGTCGCATCTGTAGAAACTGGTCTTGCAGCAGCCTCTGCCAAGCTGGCACAACAA GAGCAGCAAAAGCCTGCTAAAAGGAAGTACACCAAAAAGCAGCGTCCTCCCGCTCCTGTAGCCCCTCCTCCCCCTGTTCAGCCTGAGCCAGCCCCACCCTCACCGCCACCTGCTCCTGAGTCTGCACCAGACTTCAGCCCAGACAGGAGGATGGATTACTACTCCGCCAGTCTGTTGGACCACGAATACACGGCAGGGCCAGGACCCTTTGGCCCTGGAGGCCCTAGAGGCAGCGGAGCCATGGCCCCCGGCGTATTCCTCACATCACGCCGACCTTCACTTTCTCCGCAGAACAGCAGCTCTCACTCTGGTGCATCCCCTGCAGGTTTAGCCAGCCCAGGCACAACCGGAGTTGGTCAAG GGAAACGTCCAAAGAAAGGACTTGCAACTGCAAAACAGAGACTTggaaaaattctgaaaattcACCGCAACGGCAAACTTCTCTTGTGA
- the phf8 gene encoding histone lysine demethylase PHF8 isoform X2, producing MASVPVYCLCRLPYDVTRFMIECDICQDWFHGSCVGVEEDKAAEIDLYHCPNCQVTHGPSVMRKRRGGNKQTDGSAAGARDPSRPVKTGSPQFVRELRSRTFPGADEVLLKPSGAQLTVEFLEEHSFSVPVMVLRRDGLGMTLPPASFGVNDVEHYIGSDKQIDVIDVSRQCDLKMRLGDFVEYYNSPNRDRVLNVISLEFSETRLSNLVETPKIVRKLSWVENLWPEESVFERPNVQKYCLMGVKDSYTDFHIDFGGTSVWYHVLRGEKIFYLISPTTANLALFERWSSSSNQNEMFFGDQVDMCYKCSVKQGNTLFIPTGWIHAVLTPVDCLAFGGNFLHSLNIDMQLRAYEIEKRLSTADLFSFPNFETVCWYVGKHLLDTFRGLRENRRHPATYLVHGAKALNNAFRSWTRKEALADHEVEIPETINTQTLVKDLAKEIRLVEDIFQQNIGRSGPQFPGSPLSKAPLTTSQNSGRPPGKKKVPKPKEVMGGLGPPGTKKKSQKGLLKAEAGELDLIEIHTKHTLKKFQPGKSKNKNKLELPLEVFKGKLNKSKLKLVLTNGKLKGKKNSSSNGAGKAGKYKHLVTEGSSLSDLESEDELQIDETPPPRRKPAGPSKKKKLSGLPRKLPRAKPCSDPNRIREPGEVDFDIEEDYTTDEEALAAHGVKGGAGGILDLLKASKQVAGLDSAALSEEAPASPSTRDAIQGMLSMANPPSSSSSSSSSSPLSISGGLTEGLGVVKEKGGRAVWVTGGVKKTKTPEKKPVIQRPGKRPIKRPARHLSDEDSPDEQEALGTCFKDSDYVYPSLESDEEDRANKAKMKRKKNWDDTPWSPKARVMPTLPKQERPAREGARVASVETGLAAASAKLAQQEQQKPAKRKYTKKQRPPAPVAPPPPVQPEPAPPSPPPAPESAPDFSPDRRMDYYSASLLDHEYTAGPGPFGPGGPRGSGAMAPGVFLTSRRPSLSPQNSSSHSGASPAGLASPGTTGVGQGKRPKKGLATAKQRLGKILKIHRNGKLLL from the exons ATGGCATCGGTGCCAGTGTACTGCTTGTGTCGTCTGCCATATGATGTGACACGCTTCATGATCGAGTGTGACATTTGTCAAGACTGGTTTCATGGAAG CTGTGTCGGAGTAGAGGAGGACAAAGCTGCTGAGATTGACCTGTATCACTGCCCCAACTGTCAGGTCACCCATGGGCCATCTGTCA TGCGCAAACGCCGTGGCGGCAATAAGCAGACAGATGGCAGTGCTGCTGGAGCTAGAGATCCAAGTCGGCCTGTTAAGACAGGCAGCCCACAGTTTGTTAGGGAGCTACGGAGCCGCACCTTCCCAGG TGCGGATGAAGTCTTGCTGAAGCCGTCTGGGGCCCAGCTGACAGTCGAGTTCCTGGAAGAGCATTCATTCAGTGTTCCTGTCATGGTGCTGAGGCGGGATGGCCTCGGCATGACCCTTCCTCCAGCGTCCTTCGGCGTCAACGATGTAGAGCACTACATCG GTTCCGACAAACAAATTGATGTGATTGATGTGTCTCGCCAATGTGACCTGAAGATGCGGTTGGGAGACTTTGTTGAATACTACAACAGCCCCAATAGAGACCGAGTGCTCAATGTCATCAGTCTGGAGTTCTCTGAGACCAG GCTCTCAAACTTGGTGGAGACTCCAAAGATCGTGAGGAAACTATCATGGGTGGAAAACCTCTGGCCTGAAGAATCTGTGTTTGAACGCCCTAATGTGCAGAAGTACTGCCTGATGGGAGTGAAGGACAGCTACACAGACTTCCACATTGACTTTGGAGGCACCTCAGTATGGTACCACGTTCTGAGG GGCGAGAAAATCTTCTACCTAATTTCCCCCACCACAGCCAACTTGGCGCTTTTTGAGCGGTGGAGTTCCTCGTCCAACCAGAATGAGATGTTCTTCGGAGACCAAGTTGACATGTGTTACAAATGCTCCGTCAAACAAGGAAACACTTTGTTCATACCAACAG GGTGGATTCACGCTGTGCTGACTCCTGTGGACTGCCTGGCCTTCGGAGGAAACTTCTTGCATAGTCTCAACATTGACATGCAGCTGCG GGCGTATGAAATAGAGAAGAGATTGAGCACAGCAGATTTGTTCAGTTTTCCCAACTTTGAGACTGTGTGCTGGTATGTTGGAAAGCACCTTCTTGACACCTTCAGAG GTTTGAGAGAAAACCGCAGACATCCTGCCACTTACCTGGTTCATGGAGCGAAGGCCTTGAACAACGCCTTCCGCAGCTGGACCCGTAAAGAG GCTTTAGCAGATCATGAAGTGGAGATTCCAGAAACCATCAATACTCAGACCCTAGTGAAGGACCTGGCCAAGGAGATCCGTCTGGTTGAG GACATCTTCCAGCAAAACATCGGCCGCAGTGGACCTCAGTTTCCTGGTTCGCCGCTCTCTAAAGCTCCTCTGACCACCTCTCAGAATTCAGGACGCCCCCCTGGAAAAAAGAAAGTACCCAAGCCCAAGGAGGTGATGGGGGGTCTCGGGCCCCCAGGAACCAAGAAGAAGAGTCAGAAGGGGCTACTTAAGGCCGAAGCAGGAGAACTTGACCTCATTGAGATCCACACCAAACATACACTCAAAAAATTTCAACCTGGCAAATCCAAAAACAAGAACAAG CTGGAGTTGCCTCTAGAGGTGTTTAAAGGGAAGCTAAATAAAAGCAAACTGAAACTCGTGCTGACCAATGGAAAACTCAAAGG TAAGAAGAACAGCAGCAGTAATGGTGCAGGAAAAGCAGGAAAGTACAAACATCTTGTAACGGAGGGATCCAGTCTGTCTGACTTGGAGTCCGAGGATGAGCTGCAGATCGACGAGACCCCTCCTCCACGACGCAAACCTGCAGGACCGAGCAAGAAAAAGAAACTAAGTG GTCTTCCTAGGAAGCTGCCCAGAGCCAAACCCTGCTCTGACCCAAATCGGATCAGGGAGCCAGGAGAGGTAGACTTTGACATTGAG GAGGATTACACCACAGATGAAGAGGCGCTAGCCGCCCACGGGGTGAAGGGTGGCGCCGGGGGCATTCTGGACTTATTGAAGGCCAGCAAGCAAGTGGCAGGCTTGGACTCTGCAGCACTCAG TGAGGAAGCCCCAGCCTCTCCTAGTACTCGGGACGCCATCCAGGGTATGCTGTCCATGGCCAACCCCCCTTCCTcgtcctcatcttcctcctcttcgtctCCGCTATCCATTTCCGGAGGCCTGACAGAGGGATTAGGGGTGGTCAAGGAAAAGGGTGGCAGGGCTGTATGGGTGACTGGAGGGGTCAAAAAGACGAAAACTCCTGAGAAGAAACCTGTCATCCAGCGGCCAGGGAAACGACCAATTAAACGGCCAGCCCGTCACCTTAGTGACGAGGACAGTCCAGATGAGCAAGAGGCTCTGGGAACCTGTTTTAAAGATTCAGACTATG TTTACCCGTCCTTGGAGTCTGATGAGGAGGACCGTGCTAACAAGGCTAAAATGAAGCGGAAGAAAAACTGGGATGACACACCGTGGAGCCCGAAAG cCAGGGTGATGCCCACCCTTCCCAAACAGGAACGACCAGCCAGGGAAGGGGCTAGAGTCGCATCTGTAGAAACTGGTCTTGCAGCAGCCTCTGCCAAGCTGGCACAACAA GAGCAGCAAAAGCCTGCTAAAAGGAAGTACACCAAAAAGCAGCGTCCTCCCGCTCCTGTAGCCCCTCCTCCCCCTGTTCAGCCTGAGCCAGCCCCACCCTCACCGCCACCTGCTCCTGAGTCTGCACCAGACTTCAGCCCAGACAGGAGGATGGATTACTACTCCGCCAGTCTGTTGGACCACGAATACACGGCAGGGCCAGGACCCTTTGGCCCTGGAGGCCCTAGAGGCAGCGGAGCCATGGCCCCCGGCGTATTCCTCACATCACGCCGACCTTCACTTTCTCCGCAGAACAGCAGCTCTCACTCTGGTGCATCCCCTGCAGGTTTAGCCAGCCCAGGCACAACCGGAGTTGGTCAAG GGAAACGTCCAAAGAAAGGACTTGCAACTGCAAAACAGAGACTTggaaaaattctgaaaattcACCGCAACGGCAAACTTCTCTTGTGA